The Campylobacter hyointestinalis subsp. hyointestinalis nucleotide sequence CTGGTGTCATAAACGCAGGAAAATCAAGCACTCTAAACGCAATGATCGGTAAAAAAATTCTCGGCGTTTCAAATGTACCAGAGACTGCAAATTTAAGCGTTATAACTTACAGTAAAGATGAGTTTGCAAAAGCAGTGTTTTGGAGTGGAAACGAGCAAGAAAGTATGGGACTTGAGCCTAAAAAACTGCAAGATCTAAAGGTAGATGTAAGCGAGCTCGTAAAATATACAGGTGCCTCAAGTCCGCTCGCGCCTTACGTGAAGCAAGTGATTTTAGGAGTGGATTTACCTATGCTTCGAGATGGAATAAACATCGTAGATACCCCAGGGCTTGATGACGCAGTAATCCTAAGAGAAGAGCTAACAAAAGCTTATATGCAAGAGAGCGACTTTACGCTTCATCTTATGAACGGTGCTCAAAGCGCTACAAAAAAAGATATGAGCTTTATAGTAAATACGTTAAAAAACTCCAAAAGTGGTGGGCTTATAGTGGTTTTGACTCACATCGATAAACTAAGCAGCAATGATCAAGCTGAAGTTTTAGAATACACGAAAAAAAGTATTGCCGCTGAGCTTAAAGAGTATGGATTTGATGAATCTCTTGCTTTGGATGTTAAGTTTTTCTTAGTTTCTGCGGTAAAAAATATCGGCATAGAAAATCTTAAAAATTACCTTTACGAGAGCTTTTTTGGAAGTAACTCTAAAAAAGCAAATTTGATCATAGAAAACTACAAAAAAGAGTTGCTTTACATAACAAGGCTCATAAAAGAAGATGTTGATTTTAAGCTTAGAATGCTCGGCGAAAACAGAGTTTTAGCCAAAGAAACTATGGAAAACTTAAAACTTAGTCTATCAAATTTAGAAGAAGATCTAAACTCTCTAAAAGCACAAATGAACGAATTTATTAAAAAGCTAGACTACTCTTTTAGTGAGCTTAGTTCTCTAAAAAGTATAAGTTCTAAAATAAAAAATAGAATTATAAGCGATGTGAAGTATGCTAGGGATAGAAAACAAAAAGTGAATTTTGATAGGCTTGGAGTTATCTGTGAGAGCGGATTTAACGATATGTTTATAGATCTTTTTAGGGAATTTGGTTTAGTCATAGCTAAAGATATAAACTCGCTTTACGAAACGGCAAGGATTAAATTTAGCAGTGATGATTTTACGCTAAATTTGCCTAAAACCAAAGAATATTTAGATAAGAATTTGCCTAAGTTCAGCTTCACACAGCTAAAGCAAGATCTCTTTTCTGCAGTAAAAAACGTAAGCGATATGGAGATTTTGAGCCAAAAATTGACAACGCTTTTTGATGAGTTTATAGTAAATTTAAATTTACCAAATGAGCTTAAAAAATTAAGCCTTGCTTGTTCTAAAGAGTTTATGGATGGTTTGCAAACTTCACTTCATCAGACATCACAAAGTCTAAAATCGAAAGAAAAAGAGCTTTTAGATATGCTTAGCGTCGCTAAAGCAGATGAGGCGCAGCATAGAGAAGATAGGGCTTTGTTAGAGTCTAAATTTGAAAAATTAGAAGAAATTTACAATAGGATAAGTGCGTGTTAAAAGAATTTATAAAAGAGTATAAAGCTAAATTTGAAATAAGTTTTGATAGTGGTTTTTTAGGGCAGTGGCAAAGATTTCGCGCACTTTTAACAGAGCCTAAGTTTCATCCTAGCAGACAGCTTTTAGCTAGATTAAATTTACTAAACTCTCTAAATCACGAACCGCCACTCATCGCCGTAGTAGGGCAGTTTAGCAGTGGAAAATCCAGCTTTTTAAATGCTCTTTTAGGACGCGAGATCTTGCCTACTGGTGTAGTTCCGGTGACTGCAAAGCCTACTTTTATAAAATACGCTCCAAATTTTATGCTCAAAGCACTTTATAATGATGGCAGCGAAGAGTACAGAGATATAGATGAACTTGCATCTTTTGTAGATCAAAGGCTATCTTTAAAAGGTGTCAAGTCTTTGTATATCTACGCACCAAACGAGCTTTTAAAAAAAGCTAGTTTTATAGATACACCAGGGCTCAACTCAAGAAGTGATGCTGATACGAACGAAACTAAAAAAATACTAAAAGACGCCACCGCGCTTATATGGATAAGCCTTATTGACAACGCCGCAAGAAGCACGGAGCTTGAAGAGCTAAGCTTAGTACCAAGATCTTTAAAGCTAAACTCCATCTGCCTTTTAAATCAAAAAGATAAACTTAGTCAAACTGAGATACAAAATGTTTTAAATCATGCTAGTATTACATACAAAGACTATTTTAGCGGTATTTTCGCAGTCTCATCTAAACTAGAGATAAAAGGGTCTAAGGATAGCGGTTTTGAAAATGTTTTTAAATTTATTGATAGATTAAACGATACAAAGCAGGAATTTATAAAGGCAAAATGCGAAGAATTAAGAGATTCTAGCATCGCACAAAATGCGAAATTTATAAATATATTAAGCGAGTTAGAGACCGTTTTTGATGAGTTTTGCTTGTCGTCAAATGCTAAGTTTGAAGAGCTAAAAAGTGCGTACGGGGATAAATTTAAACTTATGTTTGAAGAGGTAAAGCAAAACTCTTATTTTATTGCAAATGAGATAAATAAATCTTTGATAAGTCAGAAAAAAGAGTATTTCAAAGAAAAAACTACCGTTTTTGGTAAAAAGATCTATGAAAAAGTAGAGTATGAAAGAGTGATCTTAAACTCAGACGAAGTGCTTTCAAAACTCATCTATAATGATGATAAAATGAGCAAAATATTTAGAAAATTCAAAAAAGAGTTAGGAGAGTTTGAGACTGTCATAAAAAGTGACTTAGAAGCTATTTTCGAGACTCTTAAAGATAGGGTTTTGGGTTTTAAAGCCAAATATGAAAGCCTTAGAAAGAGTGATGAGTTTCATTCTGACGTACTTTTTGCCGATATTCGCAAGTTTAGTAGTGAAGTTTATGCACGGTTTTTGAATGAATTTGAAAAAACGCTTTTTAAAAGCTATGCTAAACTCGGACTATTTTTTGAAAAAATCAGTATAAAAATAGCTACAAACTATGAAAACGCTATAAAACTTGCTGTATTTTTCATAGAGCAAAAATGCCTTAAAGCAAGTAGCGATTACGAGAGCGATCCTTTGGCTTTTTCTTTGTACTATCCTAAGCTTGATGAGATAAATGAAAGAGTGCTTGGCTCACTTGGTTACTATGAGTTTGAAAATGAATTTATAGGAAATAGGGCGTTTATCATTAAATTTATAGATGAAATTTCATCTTGCTTTGCGTGTATCAAAGAAGAAAATCTAAAGCATATCAACGACGTAAAAGATATTTATCTTAAAAATATAGATGAGCTAAAAAGTGATTTAATAAAGTAAATTTAATTAGTCACTTTTATGCTTTGCATTAGTTTGTTTATATTTTATTTAATTACTAAAATATAACTATATATTATATTGATATGTGTAAATTTGTAAAAAGAATATTTAAATTTGATCAATATCAAGCATTATAAATGATAAATATGCTATAATTATCAACTATAAGGAAAGATTAAGTTATGTGTAAGTATGTCTTGATATTTTTTCTGTTTACCCAGTTTATTTTTGGTAAGTGCGAGTTATTACAAAAAGCTAGCAATGACATTTTAAGTGTTGATTGTAGCCAAAATCTTATAGCTTATAACGATGGCAAAACGCTATATATCAAAGAAGCTAATAGCGCGAAAAATTTATTTGATCTAAAAGCAGGATCTGATGAGATAAGCGTAGTAAAGATTTATGATCAAAATGTTATAGTCGGTTTTGATAGTGGCTTTGCTATACAAACAAACATCAAAGGCTTTCAAGAAACATTGCTAGATCCTTTAAAAACAGGAGTTTTTGAGCGAGTTACTTCGATAAACTTAATTAAAGATAAACTGATTTTTACCTTAGGCAATAGCCATATAATCATATATGATACTATAAATAAAATTTATAAAAAATCAGACATTAGTCTGAATTCAAAGATAATCGCGACGAAATTTATAAACGGCTCTTTATTCATAGCTTGTTACGATAGAAATCTTTATAAATTCGATCTTGCTACTTTAAAACAAAGTCATATTTTAAAAGCTTCAAATTTGATAACTTCTATAGAAGAATTGCACCAAAAACCACTTATCGGCTTGATAAATGGAAAACTTATCTATGAGCAAAAAATTTATGATGTAACGCAAAATCAGATAAGTGCTTTAAAAGTGAAAGATAAAAATATTTATGTGGGGGATTCTCGTTCAAATTTATATATTTATGATTCTGATTTAAATTTAAAAAACAAAACAAAGATAGGCGATGATACTATTTTTGGAATATTTATTGAGAATGGTGGCATTGTAGTTTTATGGAATGTTACTATTTTCGCCTGTGATTTTAATGGTATTAAGTAAATTGATACAAATCTTTTAAAAAGGAGAGTCTTATGAGTAGTTTTTTAAAAACGCCTCTAGCACTGAGTGCTGGCTTATGTTTGAGCTTAACTTCAATGTTTGGCGCAAACGAACTTGAAACTATCATGAAAGAGCGTAACTTGAGCGAAAAAGATGTTCTAGCAGCTGCTAAAACATATCAGCCAAGCGGTCGTAAGGATGAATATATCGTCTTTAGTTCCGGCGGACAAAGTGGACAAGTTATAGTATATGGTGTCCCATCTATGAGGATTTATAAATACATAGGCGTATTTACTCCAGAGCCATGGCAAGGTTATGGTTATGACAACGAGAGCAAAGCTATATTAAAAAGCGGAGCTATCAGAGGTAAAGAGATAAGCTGGGGAGATACTCACCACCCGAATTTCACTGAGAAAAACGGCGAATACGTTGGAGATTATCTATTTATAAACGATAAAGCCAACCCTAGAATGGCTGTTATTAGTTTGCACGACTTTGAGACAACTCAGATCGTAGTAAACCCTATTATGAAAAGTGAGCACGGCGGTAGCTTCGTTACTCCAAATACCGAGTATGTTATCGAAGCTAGTCAGTATGCAGCTCCTCTTGATAACAACTATCACCCGATAGAAGAGTATGAGGCTGTTTATAGAGGCGCTATAACATTTTGGAAATTTGATTATCCAAAAGGCAAGATAGACGAGAAAAAATCATTCTCACTTGAACTTCCTCCATATATGCAAGATCTAAGTGATGCAGGTAAGGGCGAGTCTATGGGTTGGGGCTTTACAAACAGCTTTAACTCAGAGATGTATACAGGCGGTATCGAAAAAGGACTTCCTCCGTTTGAAGCAGGTATGAGTAGAAATGATACTGACTATATGCACGTTTATAACTGGCAAATTTTAGAAAAACTTGTAAAAGATCCTAAAAATTACAAAATCATAAATGATCATAAAGTTATTCCTATAAGTGTTGCGGTTGCGAATAATGCTTTGTTCTTGATCCCTGAGCCAAAATCTCCACACGGTGTAGATGTAAGCCCAGATGGTAGATACATCATAGTCGGCGGTAAGCTAGATACTCACGCTAGTGTTTATGACTTTAGAAAGATCAAACAACTTATCGACAATAAAGAGTTTGTGGGTAAAGATCCATTTGGTATTCCTATCTTAGATATGAAAAAAACTCTTCATGGACAAGTTGAACTAGGTCTTGGACCACTTCACAACGCTTTTGAAGAAAAAGACGGCATCATTTATACATCTTTGTATGTTGATAGCCAAATCGTGAAATGGGATTACAAAAATCTAAAAACATTAGATAGGGTAAATGTTCATTACAACATAGGTCACCTTGATACCATGGAAGGTAAATCAGCAAAACCTGTTGGTAAGTACGCTTTAGCGCTTGATAAGCTTTCAATCGATAGATTCAATCCAGTCGGTCCGCTTCATCCGCAAAATCACCAACTTATCGATATAACAGGTCCTAAAATGGAGCTTATCTATGATATGCCTATCCCATTAGGTGAGCCTCACGACGTAATTTCTATAGCAGCTAGCAAATTAAAACCTGCTATGACATACAAAATGGGTACAAACTCAAGAACAGGCGAGCAATCAGTCGGTATGACTCTAGCTGGTCAAGAAAGAGTAGAAAGAAACGGTAAAAACGTAACTGTATATGCGACTTTGGTAAGAAGCCACATAAACCCAGAGCATATCGAGGTAAATAAAGGCGATAACGTTACTATCTACTTAACAAACCTAGAGCGTGCTCAAGATGAGACTCACGGTTTTGCAGTTGATCTATATAACGTTCATGCTTCTATCGAGCCAGGTAAAACAGCTAGTGTTAGCTTTGTAGCTGATATGGAAGGTGTTTTCCCTTATTATTGTACTGAGTTTTGTTCAGCTCTTCACCTTGAGATGATGGGTTATTTATATGTAAAAGATCCAAACAAAAAGTACGAGTCTGTTAAAAAAGCTAAACTAAAAGAGCTTAGCCCAGCAGAGCTTCAAGCAGAGTATAAAAAAGTCATCGAAACAAATAAAGCGACTGATGATGTTATCCAAAGTGTTGTTGCATTCTTAAAAGAAAAACACTTCGAGAAATATCCAAAAGTTAAACAACTTGTTGAAGATGCGCTTGATCAATACGGTAAAATAGCCGAAGTTAAAGCAAAAGCCGATGAGGCTTATAAAAAAGGCGATGTAAATGGCGCGATACTTTGGGAATACCAAGTATGGCAATATATGGTAAAAACAGCTGACGTTGGTTTAAGAGCTAAAAATAACCTTACAAAAGCACTTGCAACACCTATGAGCAAAGTTCAAGCTCGTGGCGAAGAAGCGTACCTAAAAGGCGGATGTAATGGTTGTCACGTCATCGGTCAAGTAAGTTCTGGTCCGGATCTAACAGGCGTTTTACTAAGACACGAAAATGCTGAACAATGGGTATTTGATTTCATCAAAAATCCAGCTTCTAAGTATGAAGAAGATTACGTAAAAGCTATGATAAACTACTTTAATCTTAGAATGCCAAATCAACATATGACAGATCAAGAGATCAAAGACATCATCGAATATCTAAAATGGATCGATGAGAATGCTGGTTTAAATTAATTTTAGCTTACCTTTTAGGTAAATTTGAGATCTTTGCTCTATGAGATTATCTTATTTTGAGTTAAAGATCTCAATAGAATTTACCTTAAGGTATATCTGAGATTTGCTTAGATCTAAATTTGGCAAAGTGTTTTTATAAGATGCTTTGCCATTAAACTCAATCAATACATAAATTTAAATTTATCATTAAACTATTTAGTTTAAGGCTAAATTTAAACAAAAAAAGGAAGAAAGATGAAGAAGTACCAAATTTACACCGTGCTAGCGCTTATATTGATGACGATCGGATTTACTATTCCAGTTATCGCATATCACGGAATGGGCGATAAGATAAAAAATGGGGTAAATTTACCTAGCTATGTTTATCCTGTGTATAATCTATACACAAAGATACAATACAAAAACCATCTTATGCCAGAAGATGTTAAATACAACCTTGCAAAGATGATAGAAACTAGGTCTGAAATAGGCGTTCCTAGTCTTCCTATTTGGTATGTTTCACTTGAAGCTCCAAACTATCCAAAAGAGGCATTTCCAGATGGAATCCCTGTGTATTTTCACGTAGATGGATATAGTGGCGATGTGCATGAGATGAATACTATAAATCACTATATCGGAATGTATCCTATGGAACACGGTGGCAACGTTGAGAGAGCTATAGCGCCTTATTATCTACTAGTTGCGACTATATTTATGCTTTTATACCTATACTATGATGGCAAAGGAAACTCTCTTTTACTTATACCTACTATCATAGCTCCGGTGTTATTTATGAGTGCATTTGTAGGTTGGCTTTACTGGTATGGACACAATATGCAAGAATGGGGTGCATTTAAGATCAAACCGTTTATGCCAACAGCCCTAGGAGATGGAAAAGTAGCTCAATTTACAACTCATTCATATCCTACTATAGGCTTTTGGGTGATGATGGCTATGAGCATACTTTGTATTTTAGCTATATTTTCAAAGAAAAAGTATCTAAAAGATAAGGACGCTGCGTGAGAAAAATTTGCTTTTTAGTCTTTGCTTTTAGCATTTGCTTGGCAAATCCTTTACAAGATGCTATAAATAGCGCTAATGACGGAGACGTTATAGAGCTAGGAAGCGGGGTTTATCAAGGAAATATCGTTATCACAAAACCCATAACTATAGATGGCAAAGATAGAAAAGCGATCATAAGAGGAGATGGCGACTCAGATGTTATAAAGATAAAAAGCTCTAACGTCAAGCTTCTAAATTTAACAATTGAAAATAGCGGCTGGTCTCATACTACTATAGATTCTGGTATAAGCTGCGACTCTGCTAATGGCGTAGAGATATCAAACAACTCTTTAAAAGATACTCTTTTTGGTATAAATTTCAAACAATGTAACGCCTCAAAGATAACAAACAATCTAGTTACTTCAAAGCCTGTTGATCTAGGACTTAGAGGAGACGCCATAAGGCTTTGGTATAGCCATGATAATCTAGTAGAAAATAACCATATCTATAAAAGTAGAGATATGGTTGTATGGTATTCGAGCAATAATATCATAAGAAAAAATTACGGCGAATATGGTAGATACTCTTTGCATTTTATGTATGCGGGTAAAAATTTAGTGGAAGAAAATATATTTAAATATAACTCCGTTGGGATATTTTTTATGTTTTCTTCTGGATCTTTAGTCAGAAATAACCAAGTCTTAAGCTCTACTGGAGCATTTGGCGTAGGTATAGGTATGAAAGATACTAGTGATTTTGTGATTGAAAACAACATACTTTCATACAATGCAAGAGGTCTTTATCTAGATCAGTCGCCATTTCAGCCAGAAACTATAAATAAATTTACAAATAATCAAATTTTATACAATACCGTAGGAATTCAGTTTCATGCTACTCAACATAAAAGTATATTTTTAGAAAATGACTTTATAGGTAATATGGAAGTCGCTATAAATGATACTCCGGGATCTAAAATAGCCAAAAACGAGTGGAATAAAAACTATTTTGACGATTATGAAGGATTTGATAGAAATAAAGACGGCATCGGAGATATAGAGTATAAAAGCTTTGCGTATTTGGATTCGCTTTGGCAGTATTATCCAAATTTAAGATTTTTTTATGGAAGTCCCTCAATGAGTATTTTAAATTTTATAGCAAGACTTGCTCCGTTTTCCGAGCCGGAGCTCTTGATCACGGATCCAAATCCAAAAATGGAGCCTCATTATGAATAGAAGGGAATTTGCCGCTTTTAGTATAGTAGCTCTTAGCGGTACAGCCATAACAGGAGTTTTGGTAAATAAATTTCATAAACCAAGACTTCATTTAAGACCGCCAGGTAGTGCAAAACACTTTGAGTCATTGTGTATAAAATGCGGGCAATGTGTCCAAGTATGTCCGTATCATAGTATAGATTTATTAGGCGTTGATGATGGTATAAACTTAGCTACTGCTTATATAGATCCTAGTAAAAGAGGTTGCTATCTTTGCGATCTTTTCCCTTGTGTTCTAGCCTGTCCTAGTGGTGCTTTAGATCACAATACCACGACTATCGCAGACGTAAGTATGGGCGTTGCAGTCGTAAAAGACTTTAGTAAATGTTACGCAAATTTAAACAAGCAAGTTTCATCTAAAGATGTAGAGCATCTGCTTGCTAGAGAAACTTTCAATGAAAGAGAAGAAAAAGCAAAACAGATCATAAGTGATAATGTAGGCAAGGCTTGTTCTTTGTGTATCGATGAATGTCCGGTAAAAGGTGCTATAAAATTTATAGAAATAGACGCAAAACTAGTTCCAAAGATAGAACCGAGTTGTGTTGGCTGCGGAGTTTGCGAGGAAGTCTGCTTTGCTAATGTTATAGAAATACTTCCAGATAAAACTTATAACGAAATTTACAAGGAAAACTCATGAAAAAATTAGCTATATTTACGGTCTGCGTACTGTTTTTTATAGGTTGTTCTGATGAAAAAAATAGACCAGAAACAAAATCCGTAGATCAAAATCAGACTTCTATTACTATCAAAAAAGGCGATGAAAACGCTAGTGGTACAAACAAATGGATCAGTTATGATATGGACGGAGCTAAAAATATCAAATTTGGCATAGGCGATGATAGCAATGAGACTACGAAATCCATCGGAGCTTTAGCTATGAGGCGTTCGCCTCTGCAAAGTATAAATAAAGCTCTCATTCGCGGTCAGCTTAGCAAAAACTTTATCACGAAATGCTCGGCTTGCCATGATGATTATGCAAATGGTATCATAGGACCATCTTTGCTTACAAAAAGTAGTGAAGAGATCTTTGATATGATAAAAGCTTATAAAACAAAGACAAAAGTAAATGTTTTGATGGCTGATCTAGTAAAGCCTATGAGTGATAAAGAGATAAATGGTCTTGCTAATGAGATAAGTGAATTTAATGCACAATTTAGGAGTAAAAAATGAGTATAGGAAAAATAATAGCGTCTATTTTGGGCGTTTTGGTTGTTGCTTTGATGTGCTATATGTTGCTTAGCGGTGATGGTTCATCTGTGGCAAAAGATAGCACACCTAAGGTAGAAAAACAAGAGGTTAAAGTCGTACAAAAAGAGGAAAATAGCTTCCAAACAAGTGATGAGTTAAATAAGATAAAAGAGCTAAAGCAAAGTGTTGCTCCTACAAATGACGGCGTTAGTAAGCTTTATTTAAAAAGCTGCGCTCCATGCCACGCAAAAGACGGTAAAGGCGTGATCGCACCAAGTATAGTCGGTAAAACAAAAGATGAATTACTAGTGTCGCTTCATGATTATAAAGCAGGTAAAATGCCAAATAGTTTGATGAAAGGACTTTTAGACAACATCAGCGATGAAAATTTGACTATTTTGGCTGATGAGATATCTAAATTTAAATAATCGATATGAACAAATATAACGAGCGTCAAACAGTAGCAAACGCCGGTTTTTTCAGTACGTTTATAAGCACGACAAAAGATGGAAAAAAACGCCCGAGTATAAGATTTTACCGTTATTTGAGTATGTTTTTAGTCCATCTCTTTTTTGTTTTGTCTTTCGTAGCCGACGTACAAGTCTTAGAAGGCGATATAACCGGATCTAGAATGATAGGATTTCACTTAGCAGATCCGTTTATCACTACAGAAGTTATACTCTCGCGCAATGAATTTCCTATAAATTTGCTCATAGGCGCGATCACGATTTTATCATTTTACGTGATTTTTGCTGGACGTGCATTTTGTAGTTGGATCTGTCCATATAATTTTTTTGCTGAGATAGCAGAAAGACTCAACGCAAAGTTAGTAAAAAGTAAAGTCATCAAACAAAGAGAATTTGATCCAAAAATCAGATATGTTTTTCTTTTGGCTTTTTGGGTTTTGAGTTTTGTCAGTGGATATTTGATATTTGAGATTTTCAACGTTGTTGGCATAGTTTCTAGATTTATCATATATGGCTATAGCGCGGCTATTTGGTGGGTTATTTTGATATTTTTAGGTGAAGTTTTCTTTAGTAGAAGGTTTTGGTGTAGATATGTCTGCCCAGTAGGAACGTTTTATTCTATCTTATCTAAATTTAGAGCTATAAAGATTAGTTGGAATAAAGAAAAATGCGATCACTGTGCTGTTTGTATGGACGTCTGCATAGTGCCTAAAGTTCTTGAGATGACTAAAGCAAAAAATAAAGATGCAAACGGTACTACATTTAGCGTCGTAAGCGGGGATTGTACGCTTTGTGGAAGATGTATAGATGTATGTCACCAAGATGCGCTTAGCTATGAAAATAGACTAAAAAAATTATTATAAGGACGTGGCTTGATACAAATCAGCAATATAACAAAAAAATTTGGTAACCAAATAGTTCTAAATGATATAAACTTAACCATAAAAGACTCTAGTAAAGTGCTTATAATGGGTCAAAACGGAGCTGGAAAATCAACCCTTATGAAAGCGATACTAGGCGAACTAGTTTGTGATAAGGGAAGCATAACTATAGATGGTATAGATCCGGTAAAAGATAGGAAAAACGCTCTTAGATTTTTAAGCTTTGTACCGCAAATGCCGCCTCCTCTTAGGCTAAAAGTATCTGAAATTTGCGAGTATAGTATAAGCTCGACTAGCTCAAGCCTAGATGATATAAAAATGTATTTAAGAG carries:
- a CDS encoding ATP-binding cassette domain-containing protein produces the protein MIQISNITKKFGNQIVLNDINLTIKDSSKVLIMGQNGAGKSTLMKAILGELVCDKGSITIDGIDPVKDRKNALRFLSFVPQMPPPLRLKVSEICEYSISSTSSSLDDIKMYLRELEFDYDSECKKPFYKLSGGMKQKVLIAIALARHSKTIMFDEPTANLDPEARDKFLQILGSKFKDHTLIFISHRLSEVKGIVDRVIEMDLGNVIKDSKDAQ
- a CDS encoding NapH/MauN family ferredoxin-type protein codes for the protein MNKYNERQTVANAGFFSTFISTTKDGKKRPSIRFYRYLSMFLVHLFFVLSFVADVQVLEGDITGSRMIGFHLADPFITTEVILSRNEFPINLLIGAITILSFYVIFAGRAFCSWICPYNFFAEIAERLNAKLVKSKVIKQREFDPKIRYVFLLAFWVLSFVSGYLIFEIFNVVGIVSRFIIYGYSAAIWWVILIFLGEVFFSRRFWCRYVCPVGTFYSILSKFRAIKISWNKEKCDHCAVCMDVCIVPKVLEMTKAKNKDANGTTFSVVSGDCTLCGRCIDVCHQDALSYENRLKKLL